One window of the Ramlibacter henchirensis genome contains the following:
- the folK gene encoding 2-amino-4-hydroxy-6-hydroxymethyldihydropteridine diphosphokinase, with the protein MREPVTAYVALGANLGDAQQAVRAAMDRLDALAQTRVTARSSLYRTAPVGASGPDFINAVVRLQTALTAPDLLDGLLAAELDAGRERPFPNAPRTLDLDLLLYGDARIDSPRLTVPHPRMRERAFVLVPLAEIAPTAVPPNALAALTSQVIARIP; encoded by the coding sequence ATGAGGGAGCCGGTCACCGCGTACGTCGCGCTCGGCGCCAACCTCGGCGATGCGCAGCAGGCGGTGCGCGCGGCGATGGACCGGCTCGATGCGCTTGCGCAAACCCGCGTCACCGCGCGCTCATCTCTCTACCGCACCGCGCCTGTCGGTGCGAGCGGGCCTGACTTCATCAACGCCGTGGTGCGGCTGCAGACCGCTTTGACGGCGCCCGACCTGCTCGATGGCCTGCTGGCCGCCGAACTCGACGCCGGCCGTGAGCGTCCCTTCCCGAACGCTCCACGCACGCTGGACCTCGACCTGCTGCTCTACGGCGATGCGCGCATCGACAGCCCGCGCCTGACGGTGCCGCATCCGCGCATGAGGGAGCGAGCCTTCGTGCTCGTGCCGCTCGCGGAGATCGCGCCGACTGCGGTGCCGCCGAACGCGCTGGCGGCCCTTACCTCCCAGGTCATTGCCCGCATTCCCTGA
- the pcnB gene encoding polynucleotide adenylyltransferase PcnB yields the protein MIKKFIDRLLGAGGAGRKPRFGKRQEIGPQEHAIDPSLVDERALNVVHTLKEAGFQAYIVGGAVRDLLLGLRPKDFDVATDATPEQVKGLFRRAFIIGRRFRIVHVVYGRGREHEVIEVSTFRAYMDNAAAEAVAGNEKTSRSELAGMKHAVDATGRVLRDNVWGPQEEDATRRDFTINAMYYDPETRTLVDYHGGMKDARKLTLRMIGDPTTRYREDPVRIVRAVRFVAKLSPLGFKLEAKTAAAIKPCLALLADVPQSRLFDEMLKLLQTGHSVATIEQLKALGLDKGIYPLLDLIVERSEQPFVRAALQDTDRRVAEDKPVAPSFLLSCVLWSDVREGWAQRLARKEHPFPALQGAIDDVFDSRIGDVSGRGKLGADMREIWMMQPRFERRTGNTPFSLIEQPRFRAGFDFMRLRADAGEVDVVLADWWQEFSQADDQEREDLVAQVRQEHQKGARRVRVVKPQEKASPAERPAAGAPLPPESSAEAAEPARGPDGAGADAPKKRRRRRRKPGAGGGHAPAGEAGPLPSGGPE from the coding sequence ATGATCAAGAAATTCATCGACCGCCTGCTGGGCGCCGGCGGCGCCGGCCGCAAGCCCCGCTTCGGCAAGCGCCAGGAGATCGGTCCCCAGGAACACGCCATCGATCCCTCCCTGGTGGACGAGCGCGCGCTCAACGTGGTGCACACGCTCAAGGAGGCCGGGTTCCAGGCCTACATCGTGGGCGGCGCGGTGCGCGACCTGCTGCTCGGCCTGCGCCCCAAGGACTTCGACGTCGCCACCGACGCCACGCCGGAGCAGGTCAAGGGGCTGTTCCGGCGCGCCTTCATCATCGGACGGCGCTTCCGCATCGTGCACGTGGTGTACGGCCGCGGCCGCGAGCACGAGGTGATCGAGGTCTCCACCTTCCGCGCCTACATGGACAACGCGGCCGCCGAGGCGGTGGCCGGCAACGAGAAGACCAGCCGCAGCGAGCTGGCGGGCATGAAGCACGCCGTGGATGCGACCGGACGCGTGCTGCGCGACAACGTGTGGGGCCCGCAGGAGGAGGACGCGACGCGGCGCGACTTCACCATCAACGCCATGTACTACGACCCGGAGACGCGCACCCTGGTCGACTACCACGGCGGCATGAAGGACGCGCGCAAGCTCACGCTGCGGATGATCGGCGACCCTACCACGCGTTACCGCGAGGACCCGGTGCGCATCGTGCGCGCCGTGCGGTTCGTGGCCAAGCTCAGTCCGCTCGGCTTCAAGCTCGAGGCCAAGACCGCCGCGGCCATCAAGCCCTGTCTTGCGCTGCTGGCCGACGTGCCGCAGAGCCGGTTGTTCGACGAGATGCTCAAGCTGCTGCAGACCGGGCATTCGGTCGCCACCATCGAGCAGCTCAAGGCGCTGGGCCTGGACAAGGGCATCTACCCGCTGCTCGATTTGATCGTCGAGCGCAGCGAGCAGCCTTTCGTGCGCGCCGCGCTGCAGGACACCGACCGGCGCGTCGCCGAGGACAAGCCGGTCGCGCCCAGCTTCCTGCTTTCGTGCGTGCTCTGGTCCGACGTGCGCGAGGGCTGGGCCCAGCGCCTCGCGCGCAAGGAGCATCCGTTTCCCGCGCTGCAGGGCGCGATCGACGACGTGTTCGATTCGCGCATCGGGGACGTGTCGGGCCGCGGCAAGCTGGGCGCCGACATGCGCGAGATCTGGATGATGCAGCCGCGCTTCGAGCGGCGCACCGGCAACACGCCTTTCAGCCTGATCGAGCAGCCGCGCTTTCGCGCCGGCTTCGACTTCATGCGGCTGCGCGCCGACGCGGGCGAAGTCGACGTCGTGCTGGCCGACTGGTGGCAGGAGTTCAGCCAGGCCGACGACCAGGAGCGCGAGGACCTCGTCGCGCAGGTGCGGCAGGAGCATCAGAAGGGCGCGCGTCGCGTGCGCGTGGTCAAGCCGCAGGAGAAGGCGTCGCCCGCCGAACGCCCCGCCGCGGGTGCGCCGCTGCCGCCCGAGTCCTCCGCGGAGGCGGCCGAGCCCGCGCGGGGGCCCGACGGCGCGGGCGCCGACGCGCCCAAGAAGCGCCGCCGCCGACGCCGCAAGCCCGGTGCGGGCGGCGGACATGCGCCGGCCGGGGAAGCCGGGCCGCTGCCTTCGGGCGGACCGGAGTGA
- a CDS encoding HAD family hydrolase, whose product MTRKTKVALFDLDHTLLPIDSDYSWGVFTQAIGWTDPVEFKRRNDEFYAHYKAGTLDVDAYVRFATDAIRLKGREASLAARERFMREVIAPVVRPQALELVRGHQRAGDRVAIVTATNEFVTEPIARVFGVEELIAVRLVLGPDGWITGEIDGEPSLRAGKVTRVGEWLAAQGLGWDEVETTFYSDSPNDLPLLERCDHPVATNADDTLRRLALQRGWRILDLFASHP is encoded by the coding sequence GTGACGCGCAAGACGAAGGTCGCCCTGTTCGACCTGGACCACACCCTGCTGCCGATCGACTCCGACTACAGCTGGGGCGTCTTCACGCAGGCGATCGGCTGGACCGACCCGGTGGAATTCAAGCGGCGCAACGACGAGTTCTACGCGCACTACAAGGCCGGCACGCTGGACGTGGACGCCTACGTGCGCTTCGCCACCGACGCGATCCGGCTGAAGGGCCGCGAGGCGTCGCTTGCGGCGCGCGAGCGCTTCATGCGGGAGGTCATCGCGCCGGTGGTCCGGCCCCAGGCGCTGGAGCTGGTGCGCGGCCACCAGCGCGCGGGCGACCGCGTCGCCATCGTCACCGCCACCAACGAATTCGTCACCGAGCCGATCGCGCGAGTCTTCGGCGTCGAGGAACTCATCGCGGTTCGCCTCGTCCTCGGGCCGGACGGCTGGATCACGGGCGAGATCGACGGCGAGCCGTCGCTGCGCGCGGGCAAGGTGACGCGAGTGGGCGAGTGGCTGGCCGCGCAGGGCCTGGGTTGGGACGAGGTGGAGACCACCTTCTACTCCGATTCGCCCAACGACCTGCCGCTGCTCGAGCGCTGCGACCACCCCGTGGCCACCAACGCCGACGACACCTTGCGCCGCCTGGCCCTCCAGCGCGGCTGGCGCATACTGGACCTGTTCGCTTCCCATCCATGA
- the hda gene encoding DnaA regulatory inactivator Hda, with protein MKQIPLPIGMARAPTLSAFFAGPNEPAVAHLKLWVGSPTRSPVPTYLWGPPASGKTHLLRAVREALREQGASAGWLDAAVLEPPPFDERWAVVLLDDVHLYTAVQQHAAFSWFVSAQALQRGVLAAGLLPPAHLQLREDLRTRLGWGHVFQLQLLSEPERRAVLRQAADARGVFLGDEVMDFMLTRFSRDLGSLMQLLEELDAYALQTQRAITIPLIKSMLENE; from the coding sequence ATGAAGCAGATTCCGCTTCCCATCGGGATGGCGCGTGCGCCGACCCTGTCGGCCTTCTTCGCCGGACCGAACGAGCCCGCGGTCGCGCACCTGAAGCTCTGGGTGGGCAGCCCGACCCGCTCACCCGTGCCCACCTACCTGTGGGGGCCGCCGGCGAGCGGCAAGACGCACCTGCTGCGGGCGGTGCGCGAAGCCTTGCGGGAGCAGGGCGCTTCGGCCGGCTGGCTGGACGCCGCGGTGCTCGAGCCGCCGCCCTTCGACGAGCGCTGGGCGGTGGTGCTGCTGGACGACGTGCACCTGTACACCGCCGTGCAGCAGCACGCGGCCTTCAGCTGGTTCGTGAGCGCCCAGGCCCTGCAGCGCGGCGTGCTCGCCGCCGGGCTGCTGCCGCCCGCGCACCTGCAGCTGCGGGAAGACCTGCGCACGCGACTGGGCTGGGGCCACGTCTTCCAGCTGCAGCTGCTGTCGGAGCCGGAGCGGCGTGCGGTGCTGCGCCAGGCGGCGGACGCGCGCGGCGTGTTCCTGGGCGACGAGGTGATGGACTTCATGCTCACGCGCTTCTCGCGCGACCTGGGCAGCCTGATGCAGCTGCTCGAGGAGCTGGACGCCTATGCGCTGCAGACCCAGCGCGCCATCACCATCCCGCTGATCAAGTCGATGCTGGAGAACGAGTGA
- a CDS encoding AI-2E family transporter, whose translation MQFTPTQKRAALWAAIALLALLALRALGPVLTPFVVGAVLAYALTPLVDRLDEAGRGWVPRVVSVVVVELLFIFVLFSLSLLVLPILVKEIPLMREQVPVLFRWLDETVRPWLAQYGVNVALDLDSLRAQVMRYLNTNYEEALSRVLPSLKIGGSVVFTLLFNAVLIPVALFYLLLDWDRFVHRVLELVPPRMRPAVDSFTQECDQVLGQYLRGQLLVMITMASFYSLGLALFGLDLAVPIGLFTGLAMFVPYLGFGIGLVLALLAGLLQFASAKALVMVAVVYGAGQVIEGFYFTPRFVGERIGLHPLAVIFALLAFAYLFGFLGVLVALPASAVLLVAIRRVRDGYMGSRLYQE comes from the coding sequence ATGCAATTCACCCCCACGCAAAAGCGCGCCGCGCTCTGGGCCGCGATCGCTTTGCTGGCGCTGCTCGCCCTGCGCGCCCTCGGTCCGGTGCTCACGCCGTTCGTGGTCGGCGCCGTGCTCGCCTACGCGCTCACGCCGCTGGTCGACCGCCTCGACGAGGCGGGCCGCGGATGGGTGCCGCGCGTGGTCTCGGTGGTCGTGGTGGAACTGCTGTTCATCTTCGTCCTCTTTTCGCTGTCGCTGCTGGTGCTGCCGATCCTGGTCAAGGAGATCCCGCTGATGCGCGAGCAGGTGCCGGTGCTCTTCCGCTGGCTGGACGAGACCGTGCGGCCCTGGCTGGCGCAGTACGGGGTCAACGTCGCGCTGGACCTGGATAGCCTGCGGGCGCAGGTGATGCGCTACCTGAACACGAACTACGAGGAGGCCCTGTCGCGGGTGCTGCCCTCGCTGAAGATCGGCGGCAGCGTGGTGTTCACGCTCCTCTTCAACGCCGTGCTGATCCCGGTGGCGCTGTTCTACCTGCTGCTGGACTGGGACCGCTTCGTCCATCGCGTGCTGGAACTGGTGCCCCCTCGCATGCGGCCCGCCGTCGATTCGTTCACCCAGGAGTGCGACCAGGTGCTCGGGCAGTACCTGCGCGGCCAGCTGCTGGTGATGATCACGATGGCGAGTTTCTATTCGCTGGGCCTGGCGCTGTTCGGGCTCGACCTCGCCGTGCCGATCGGGCTGTTCACCGGGCTGGCGATGTTCGTGCCCTACCTGGGCTTCGGCATCGGGCTGGTACTGGCGCTGCTGGCCGGGCTGCTGCAGTTCGCCTCGGCCAAGGCGCTGGTGATGGTGGCGGTCGTGTACGGCGCGGGGCAGGTCATCGAAGGCTTCTACTTCACGCCCCGGTTCGTGGGCGAGCGCATCGGCCTGCATCCGCTGGCGGTGATCTTCGCGCTGCTGGCGTTCGCTTACCTGTTCGGCTTCCTCGGCGTGCTGGTGGCGCTGCCCGCCAGCGCGGTGCTGCTGGTGGCGATCCGCCGCGTGCGCGACGGCTACATGGGCAGCCGCCTGTACCAGGAATGA